One part of the Chryseobacterium mulctrae genome encodes these proteins:
- a CDS encoding YdcF family protein, with protein sequence MKKLIKYLKFIVVLIISWFVIHTVYIVTDGLADNGEKADIAIILGNKVNEDGTLSARLEKRLETGIELYKNHRVKKILVSGGLGKEGFYEGDKMKEFLISNAIPDSAIFVDNYGNNTRLTVENSLKFQQKYKFKSIIVVSQYFHVTRTKKLFKDQGFEIVSSVSPRYFEWRDLYSILREFPAYYTQ encoded by the coding sequence ATGAAGAAGTTAATTAAATATTTAAAATTTATTGTCGTTTTAATCATTTCTTGGTTTGTAATCCACACCGTTTATATCGTAACTGATGGATTGGCTGATAACGGCGAAAAAGCAGACATTGCCATCATCCTCGGAAATAAAGTAAACGAAGACGGAACTTTATCTGCAAGACTTGAAAAACGTTTGGAAACCGGAATTGAACTCTACAAAAATCATCGTGTTAAAAAAATTCTTGTAAGTGGTGGTTTAGGTAAAGAAGGTTTTTATGAAGGGGATAAAATGAAAGAATTTCTAATCAGTAATGCAATTCCTGACTCTGCAATTTTTGTGGATAATTACGGCAATAACACAAGATTGACCGTTGAAAACAGTTTGAAATTTCAACAAAAATATAAGTTTAAAAGCATCATCGTTGTTTCGCAATATTTTCATGTGACCCGAACGAAGAAATTATTTAAAGATCAGGGTTTTGAAATTGTTTCAAGTGTAAGTCCGAGATATTTTGAATGGCGGGATTTGTATTCTATTTTGAGGGAATTTCCGGCTTATTATACTCAGTAG
- a CDS encoding helix-turn-helix domain-containing protein codes for MKSTFFSVQKKSSEHFKNILSDSMYHIFLFSGNGKIMVDFTEYNFTGKTVFFSSPFQNIQILNEEQIEIEVLNFHGDFYCIEFHKKEVACNGLLFNNIYLFPHFSLTEEVYQEISDYFSKIQEVDYHEEFSDSVLQSYLQLILAISSREKNKLLPDKEIIKDDFNELKSFQNLVEEHFILEKNLSFYADLLHVTSNTLSKKIKSKFNKTPSQIIQERVILEAKKQIHLTRKSIKEIAVELNFNDEFHFSKYFKKYVGISPTQFRKETGISIVADLYK; via the coding sequence ATGAAAAGTACATTTTTTTCCGTTCAGAAAAAGAGTTCAGAGCATTTTAAAAATATACTCAGTGATTCGATGTATCATATTTTCCTGTTTAGCGGAAACGGAAAAATCATGGTAGATTTTACAGAATATAATTTTACAGGAAAGACTGTATTTTTCTCTTCACCTTTTCAGAATATTCAAATTTTAAATGAAGAACAGATTGAAATTGAAGTTTTAAATTTTCACGGTGACTTTTACTGTATTGAGTTTCACAAAAAAGAAGTCGCATGCAACGGTTTACTTTTCAATAATATTTATCTTTTTCCGCATTTTTCGTTAACTGAAGAAGTTTATCAGGAGATTTCAGATTATTTTTCAAAAATTCAAGAAGTAGATTATCATGAAGAGTTTTCGGATTCGGTTTTGCAGTCATATCTTCAGTTAATTCTGGCTATTTCAAGCAGGGAAAAGAATAAATTGCTTCCAGATAAGGAAATTATCAAAGATGATTTTAATGAACTGAAATCATTTCAAAATCTTGTAGAAGAACATTTTATTTTAGAAAAAAACCTTTCTTTTTATGCGGATTTGCTGCATGTAACCTCAAATACTTTAAGCAAGAAAATCAAATCTAAATTTAATAAAACTCCTTCTCAGATTATTCAGGAACGCGTAATTCTTGAAGCCAAAAAACAGATTCATCTTACCCGGAAATCGATTAAAGAAATTGCTGTGGAACTCAATTTTAATGATGAATTCCATTTCAGCAAATATTTCAAAAAATATGTGGGGATTTCACCTACACAGTTCAGAAAAGAAACAGGAATCTCTATCGTGGCAGATTTATACAAATAA
- a CDS encoding DUF417 family protein — protein MLELLANSQKNFIHFLRISIFIVMAWIGGLKAFQYEAEGIIPFVANSPFMSFFLQKKVSDIDNYKLHKNKEGEVIPENIQWHKTNGTYIFSYALGSVICIIGILVLLGIFYPKIGVLSGILTAGMSIITLSFLITTPETWVPDLGGSQHGFPYLSGVGRLVIKDIIMLGAGLVIASDSAKSILKKE, from the coding sequence ATGTTGGAACTTTTAGCAAATTCTCAGAAAAACTTCATTCACTTTTTAAGAATAAGCATTTTTATTGTAATGGCTTGGATTGGAGGCCTCAAAGCTTTTCAATATGAAGCGGAAGGCATCATTCCTTTTGTGGCGAATTCTCCTTTTATGAGTTTTTTCCTTCAAAAAAAAGTTTCCGATATTGATAATTACAAACTTCATAAAAATAAAGAAGGTGAAGTAATTCCTGAAAATATTCAATGGCACAAAACCAACGGCACTTATATTTTTTCTTATGCTTTAGGAAGTGTAATCTGCATCATCGGAATTTTGGTGCTTTTAGGAATTTTCTATCCTAAAATTGGAGTTTTAAGCGGAATTTTAACAGCTGGAATGTCGATAATCACGCTTTCTTTTCTTATTACAACACCAGAAACCTGGGTTCCGGATTTGGGTGGAAGTCAGCATGGTTTTCCTTATTTATCTGGCGTGGGAAGACTGGTTATAAAAGATATTATTATGTTGGGTGCAGGTTTGGTGATTGCTTCAGATTCTGCGAAAAGTATTTTGAAAAAAGAGTGA
- a CDS encoding GreA/GreB family elongation factor, which yields MSEQIILTTGVYDLIKDHLRRKKTTAEEEKVLLAQLRNAKQVLRRDLPKDIVTINCEVKIKDSSHPQAQKFTIVSDDKAKVKKGKYSVLSDIALAIVGNKEGEVIDWPFKEGDRKIEILSVEHIN from the coding sequence ATGTCAGAACAGATTATTTTAACCACAGGTGTATATGATTTAATAAAAGACCATTTAAGAAGAAAAAAAACAACGGCTGAAGAAGAGAAAGTACTTCTTGCGCAACTGAGAAATGCAAAACAGGTATTGCGTCGTGATTTACCAAAGGATATTGTAACGATCAACTGTGAAGTAAAAATAAAAGATTCTTCACATCCTCAAGCGCAAAAATTTACGATTGTTTCTGATGACAAGGCAAAAGTGAAGAAGGGAAAATATTCGGTATTATCTGATATTGCATTGGCCATTGTGGGAAATAAAGAAGGTGAAGTTATTGACTGGCCTTTTAAGGAGGGAGACAGAAAAATTGAAATCCTTAGTGTAGAACATATCAATTAA
- a CDS encoding RNA polymerase sigma factor: protein MTSQQEFITKIEKHKGIIFKISKMYMDDKDDRDDLFQEITYQVWKAYPNFKGESEFSTWLYRIALNTAIIFLKSEKKRSFIANEDFSNYKIAEDEYDHEKEEKLAEMYKAIHQLNPIDKAFIFYYLEDFSGREIAEQMGISEGNVRVKMNRAKNKLKDILNNN, encoded by the coding sequence ATGACCTCACAACAAGAATTTATTACCAAAATTGAAAAGCATAAAGGAATCATTTTTAAGATTTCTAAAATGTATATGGATGATAAAGATGACCGCGATGATCTTTTTCAGGAGATTACGTATCAGGTCTGGAAAGCGTATCCGAATTTTAAAGGTGAAAGTGAATTTTCAACCTGGCTGTACAGAATAGCGCTCAATACAGCGATTATTTTCCTGAAATCTGAAAAGAAAAGAAGTTTTATAGCCAATGAAGATTTTTCGAATTATAAAATTGCAGAGGATGAATATGATCACGAAAAAGAAGAGAAACTTGCTGAAATGTATAAAGCCATTCATCAGCTAAACCCTATCGATAAAGCATTTATTTTTTATTATCTCGAAGATTTTTCAGGAAGAGAGATTGCCGAACAGATGGGGATTTCTGAAGGAAATGTAAGAGTAAAAATGAATCGCGCAAAAAACAAACTGAAAGATATTTTAAATAATAATTAG
- a CDS encoding alpha/beta fold hydrolase, with protein sequence MPYLTKQDSKNFELYYEDFGFGQPIILIHGWPLSGKSWELQVPVLLDLGYRVITYDRKGFGKSSPTLDGYNYDGLAADLHEIITQLELKNVILFGFSMGGGEVVRYLTNYGSENVDKIALISSIIPLVKQKDDNPHGVSEEELYGILTSLKTDRVTFLESFHKNFYNYGLLSQKVSQKQLDFDWSIASQASPIATIKCAESWANTDFRPELVNINVKTLIVHGDDDQIVPIETAGKQAAAGIVDNDFIIIEGAPHGLNITHADHLNHALADFLKDN encoded by the coding sequence ATGCCTTACCTTACAAAACAAGACAGCAAAAATTTTGAACTTTATTACGAAGATTTCGGTTTCGGACAACCGATTATTTTAATTCACGGTTGGCCGTTGAGCGGAAAATCTTGGGAACTACAGGTTCCTGTACTTTTAGATCTAGGATACAGAGTGATCACTTACGACCGAAAAGGTTTCGGAAAATCGTCTCCGACTTTAGATGGTTATAATTATGACGGATTGGCTGCGGATTTACACGAGATTATCACTCAATTAGAATTAAAAAACGTCATCCTTTTCGGATTTTCAATGGGTGGTGGTGAAGTTGTACGTTACTTAACCAATTATGGTTCAGAAAATGTAGATAAAATAGCTTTGATTTCGTCCATCATTCCTTTGGTAAAACAGAAAGATGATAATCCACATGGAGTTTCTGAAGAAGAATTGTATGGAATTTTAACCAGTTTAAAAACTGACAGAGTCACTTTCTTGGAAAGTTTCCATAAAAACTTCTACAATTACGGATTACTTTCTCAAAAAGTAAGTCAGAAACAACTAGATTTTGATTGGAGTATTGCTTCTCAAGCGTCCCCAATTGCAACAATAAAATGTGCTGAAAGTTGGGCAAATACAGACTTCCGACCAGAGTTAGTAAATATAAATGTAAAAACCCTGATCGTACATGGTGATGACGACCAGATTGTACCAATAGAAACGGCAGGAAAACAAGCTGCTGCTGGGATTGTTGATAATGACTTCATCATAATCGAAGGTGCCCCTCACGGACTTAATATAACACATGCAGATCATCTAAACCATGCTTTAGCTGATTTCTTAAAGGATAATTAA
- a CDS encoding M4 family metallopeptidase: MKKTVILIKSLSFVFVLGGLAPSFINAQDHSLRNTENSVQNLPRISRTSGMGNFHASFSGKNISSDFLINHFGEWLGTNNDHTFKFVTSSTDDLGFKRSSYQHYYKDVKVADELVLIHEKDNKITFVNGELSDEISFSIKQPLSQSEVENIVNADMKTPNVTFDEFDQVITKVYSGKGVELHLVSQISALSLKTLQGFMYYVDNTTKQVVKKLEKIHNHNIAPKINNVFPLNKVSSISKTFFISPLVDAPSTSATYYKGNQSITVDSYNGAYRLKDNARNIHTLDGTGWDGNGTASTGLTGNIAEYTSNTANYMGTNTKPAVEVHWAMEKAKDYYIDRHNRNSYDGNGSIIRNYYNINFNTPNTPIQGDNAAALDVQGIVAMIYGNGLVDGQSGIFNPFVALDIAGHEYSHLMVGRTANLAYQAESGALNESFADMFGTAIEFYSGISPNWNIGEGIPNHPLLGLFIRSMSDPNSGSFILGSQQPDTYGGTYWITPVPPYDNSNDKGGVHTNSGVGNHWFYLLSVGGSGTNDLGTAFNVTGITIQKAEKIAYRTLATYLTANSGYINAYTASKQAAIDLYGAGSNELQQVENAWCAVGLGNCATFLAVNEATKSDIQDIKIYPNPVTNGQFTIESGLKGNVTYEIYDFSGKLIKTSEKLEKGINKINISGVQAAAYILKININGKIVSKKIIVE; encoded by the coding sequence ATGAAAAAAACAGTTATACTTATTAAATCTTTGAGCTTTGTTTTTGTATTGGGTGGTTTAGCTCCGTCTTTCATAAACGCACAGGATCATAGCCTTAGAAACACAGAAAATTCTGTTCAAAATTTACCTAGAATATCTAGAACTTCAGGTATGGGTAATTTTCACGCCAGTTTTAGCGGAAAGAATATTTCATCTGATTTTTTGATTAATCATTTTGGTGAATGGTTAGGAACTAATAATGACCATACTTTTAAATTTGTTACAAGTTCAACTGATGATTTAGGATTTAAACGTTCTTCTTATCAGCATTATTATAAAGATGTAAAAGTTGCTGATGAATTAGTATTGATTCACGAAAAAGATAATAAAATAACTTTTGTTAATGGTGAACTCTCTGACGAGATAAGCTTTTCTATTAAACAGCCTCTTAGCCAATCTGAAGTAGAGAATATTGTAAATGCAGATATGAAGACCCCCAACGTAACTTTCGATGAATTTGACCAGGTAATTACGAAAGTATATTCAGGTAAAGGTGTTGAATTACATTTGGTTTCACAAATCAGTGCACTATCTTTAAAAACTTTACAAGGATTTATGTATTATGTAGATAATACTACAAAACAAGTTGTAAAAAAATTAGAAAAAATTCATAATCATAATATAGCGCCAAAAATTAACAATGTTTTTCCACTAAATAAAGTGTCTTCGATTAGCAAAACATTTTTTATTAGTCCGTTGGTAGATGCTCCATCTACAAGTGCAACTTATTATAAAGGTAATCAATCTATTACTGTAGATTCCTACAATGGAGCTTACCGTTTAAAAGATAATGCTAGAAATATTCATACATTAGATGGAACCGGATGGGATGGTAATGGAACCGCATCCACTGGTTTAACGGGAAATATTGCCGAATATACAAGCAATACAGCTAATTATATGGGTACGAATACTAAACCTGCTGTAGAAGTTCATTGGGCGATGGAAAAAGCAAAAGATTATTATATTGATAGACATAATAGAAACAGTTATGATGGTAATGGTTCCATCATCAGAAATTATTATAATATTAATTTTAATACGCCTAATACTCCCATTCAAGGAGATAATGCTGCTGCTTTAGATGTTCAAGGAATTGTTGCTATGATTTATGGAAACGGTTTAGTCGATGGGCAGTCAGGTATTTTTAATCCCTTTGTAGCATTAGATATTGCCGGACATGAATATTCCCACCTGATGGTGGGTAGAACTGCTAATTTGGCATATCAAGCAGAATCAGGAGCTTTAAATGAATCTTTTGCAGATATGTTTGGGACTGCAATAGAATTCTATTCAGGAATTTCTCCAAACTGGAATATTGGAGAGGGAATTCCTAACCACCCTCTTTTAGGTTTATTTATAAGAAGTATGTCTGATCCTAATTCCGGATCTTTTATCTTGGGGTCTCAACAACCAGATACTTATGGAGGAACTTATTGGATTACGCCAGTACCCCCATATGACAACAGTAATGATAAGGGCGGGGTACATACAAATAGTGGAGTAGGGAACCATTGGTTCTATTTATTATCTGTAGGAGGTTCTGGAACTAATGATCTAGGAACCGCGTTTAATGTAACAGGAATTACAATTCAGAAAGCAGAAAAAATAGCGTATAGAACTTTAGCAACTTATCTTACCGCAAATAGCGGTTATATTAATGCATATACTGCTTCGAAACAAGCTGCCATTGATCTTTATGGTGCAGGTTCCAATGAATTACAGCAGGTAGAAAATGCCTGGTGTGCGGTAGGGCTGGGCAATTGTGCTACCTTTTTAGCCGTGAATGAGGCAACTAAGTCTGATATACAAGATATTAAAATCTATCCAAATCCGGTTACTAATGGCCAATTTACCATTGAGTCTGGTCTCAAAGGAAATGTAACTTATGAAATATATGATTTTTCTGGTAAGTTGATTAAAACATCTGAAAAACTAGAAAAAGGAATAAACAAAATTAATATAAGCGGAGTACAGGCAGCTGCTTACATATTGAAAATTAACATAAATGGAAAAATTGTTTCGAAGAAAATAATTGTTGAGTAA
- a CDS encoding RNA polymerase sigma factor has protein sequence MALLEQEFLEKIEKHKGVIFKISKMYMDNFDDQNDLYQEIIYQAWKSYSEFLGKSDFSTWLYRTALNTAIVFLKSEKKRSFIHYQSIENLSVYHESYNDEDDRNMKLMYDAIHQLSSIDKALIFFFLEDFTGKEIARQLGITEINVRVKLNRAKAKLKEIIEKQKSV, from the coding sequence ATGGCATTACTGGAACAAGAGTTTTTAGAAAAAATTGAAAAGCATAAAGGAGTGATTTTCAAGATTTCTAAAATGTATATGGATAATTTTGATGACCAGAATGATCTTTATCAGGAGATCATCTATCAGGCATGGAAATCATATAGTGAATTCCTTGGGAAAAGCGATTTCTCTACTTGGCTATACAGAACTGCACTAAATACGGCCATCGTCTTCCTCAAAAGCGAGAAAAAGCGTAGTTTTATACATTATCAAAGTATAGAAAATCTCTCTGTATACCATGAAAGTTATAATGATGAAGACGACAGAAATATGAAATTGATGTATGATGCCATCCACCAACTCAGTTCTATTGATAAAGCACTTATTTTTTTCTTTCTGGAAGATTTTACGGGTAAAGAAATTGCTCGTCAATTGGGTATTACAGAAATAAATGTTAGGGTAAAACTTAACCGCGCTAAGGCAAAACTTAAAGAGATTATTGAAAAACAGAAATCTGTTTAA
- a CDS encoding NADP-dependent glyceraldehyde-3-phosphate dehydrogenase, whose amino-acid sequence MSSVNETSFHNLFKSENEIPEEYKVPEIHQREYLLNGELVEWKGDVTEIYSPVCIKTENGLKRKLLGSIPNISPKEAMEVLEASVKAYDNGLGEWPTMSVEGRIKCMQKFVYFMIKERDLIIKLLMWEIGKTLPDSTKEFDRTVDYINQTIDALKDLDRESSRFQQAEGTIAQIRRAPLGVVLSMGPFNYPLNEIFTTLIPALIMGNTILFKLPKHGVLAHYPLLKAFKEAFPKGTVNTLYGKGSEIITPIMESGKVNVLAFIGSSKVANGLKKLHPKVNRLRAILSLDAKNAAIVTKNSNLDIAVSEIILGALSFNGQRCTALKLIFVQKEVAEEFTKKLTAAVSALKPGLPWEKEVKITPLPEVNKPSYLKECIEDALAKGAKVLNENGGSTEKSFVFPAVVYPVNNEMKLYHEEQFGPVIPVVPFDNIEEPIDYQVNADHGMQVSIFSEDALEVSKLIDSFVNLVSRVNINCQAQRGPDVFPFTGRKDSAEGTLSVFDALRSFSIRSLVAAKITDSNKELLNTIVRDHDSNFLSTDYIF is encoded by the coding sequence ATGAGCTCAGTCAATGAAACTTCATTCCATAATCTGTTCAAATCTGAAAACGAAATTCCTGAAGAATATAAAGTTCCCGAAATCCATCAACGAGAATATCTCCTCAACGGAGAATTGGTAGAATGGAAGGGAGATGTCACCGAAATTTATTCACCGGTTTGCATTAAAACAGAAAATGGTTTAAAAAGAAAACTATTAGGAAGCATTCCGAATATTAGTCCGAAAGAAGCAATGGAAGTTTTGGAAGCTTCAGTAAAAGCTTATGATAACGGATTGGGAGAATGGCCAACAATGTCTGTGGAAGGAAGAATAAAATGCATGCAGAAATTTGTGTATTTTATGATTAAAGAGCGTGATTTGATTATCAAATTACTGATGTGGGAAATTGGAAAAACTTTGCCAGATTCCACCAAAGAATTTGACAGAACAGTAGATTACATCAACCAAACTATTGATGCCTTAAAAGATTTAGATAGAGAATCTTCACGTTTTCAACAAGCCGAAGGAACAATTGCTCAAATCAGAAGAGCACCTCTTGGTGTAGTTTTGAGTATGGGACCTTTCAATTATCCTTTAAACGAGATTTTCACCACATTAATTCCTGCTTTAATTATGGGGAATACAATTTTGTTTAAACTTCCGAAGCATGGTGTTTTAGCACATTATCCTTTATTAAAAGCATTTAAAGAAGCCTTTCCAAAAGGTACAGTCAATACTTTATACGGAAAAGGTTCAGAAATTATCACTCCAATAATGGAAAGCGGAAAAGTAAATGTTTTAGCATTTATTGGTTCAAGTAAAGTAGCAAATGGATTGAAAAAACTACATCCGAAAGTCAACCGTTTAAGAGCTATTTTAAGTTTAGATGCAAAAAACGCAGCAATTGTAACTAAAAATTCGAATCTTGACATTGCTGTAAGTGAAATTATTCTCGGGGCGCTTTCTTTCAACGGACAAAGATGTACCGCTTTGAAATTGATTTTCGTTCAAAAAGAGGTTGCTGAAGAATTTACTAAGAAATTAACGGCAGCTGTTTCTGCTTTAAAACCTGGACTTCCTTGGGAAAAAGAAGTGAAAATTACTCCGCTTCCAGAAGTCAATAAACCTTCTTATTTAAAAGAATGTATTGAGGATGCTTTAGCAAAAGGAGCAAAAGTTCTCAATGAAAATGGTGGATCTACCGAAAAATCTTTTGTTTTTCCAGCAGTTGTTTATCCTGTGAATAATGAGATGAAATTGTATCATGAGGAGCAGTTTGGTCCGGTAATTCCGGTAGTTCCGTTTGACAATATTGAAGAACCCATCGATTATCAGGTGAATGCAGACCACGGAATGCAAGTGAGTATTTTCAGCGAAGATGCTCTGGAAGTTTCGAAATTAATTGATTCTTTTGTAAACCTGGTGAGCCGAGTGAATATCAATTGCCAAGCTCAACGTGGACCAGATGTTTTCCCTTTCACAGGAAGAAAAGACAGCGCAGAAGGTACACTTTCTGTTTTTGATGCGCTTCGTTCGTTCTCCATCCGTTCTTTGGTGGCTGCAAAAATTACAGATTCTAATAAAGAATTGTTGAATACCATTGTGAGAGACCACGATTCTAATTTTTTGAGTACAGATTATATTTTTTAA
- a CDS encoding DoxX family protein, whose protein sequence is MKSDTIKTIAKYGLGAMLITAGIGHLTFARKEFQAQVPDWVPLEKDDTVVYSGVAEIALGTAIIATPKKYELIVGKIAGTFFTAVFPGNIAQYKNDRDSFGLNTDGKRLARLFMQPLLVFWALKSTEK, encoded by the coding sequence ATGAAATCAGACACCATCAAAACCATCGCAAAATACGGTCTTGGAGCGATGTTAATTACCGCAGGAATAGGTCATCTTACATTTGCAAGAAAAGAATTCCAAGCACAGGTTCCCGATTGGGTTCCACTTGAAAAAGATGATACCGTTGTTTATTCAGGAGTTGCAGAGATTGCTTTAGGAACTGCTATTATTGCGACTCCTAAAAAATACGAATTGATAGTTGGTAAAATTGCAGGAACTTTTTTTACGGCAGTTTTTCCAGGAAATATTGCACAATATAAAAATGATCGAGACAGTTTCGGCTTAAATACCGACGGAAAGAGATTAGCCCGATTATTTATGCAGCCATTGCTTGTTTTCTGGGCATTAAAATCAACAGAAAAATAG
- a CDS encoding GNAT family N-acetyltransferase — protein sequence MTEEVIYRQETQDDFQEVFELNGKAFGQQNEAKLVNALRNNLNVFIPELSIVAIKDNAIIGHILFTKINIKNDDKTLNESLALAPMAVLPEFQKNGIGGQLIRRGLETAKQLGYQSVIVLGHEHYYPKFGFEPAEKWNIKAPFDVPSNVFMAIELVKGNLENISGTVIYPKEFETV from the coding sequence ATGACAGAAGAAGTAATTTATAGACAGGAAACACAGGATGATTTTCAAGAAGTATTTGAACTTAACGGTAAAGCTTTCGGACAGCAGAATGAAGCGAAGTTAGTAAATGCTTTAAGAAATAATCTGAATGTTTTTATTCCCGAACTTTCTATTGTTGCTATAAAAGACAACGCAATTATTGGTCATATTTTGTTTACTAAAATCAATATAAAAAATGATGATAAAACTTTAAATGAAAGTTTAGCACTTGCTCCAATGGCTGTATTACCCGAATTTCAAAAAAATGGAATTGGCGGTCAATTAATCAGACGTGGTCTTGAAACGGCAAAACAATTGGGTTATCAATCGGTAATTGTTTTAGGACATGAACATTATTATCCAAAATTTGGATTTGAACCTGCTGAAAAATGGAATATCAAAGCACCTTTTGACGTACCTTCAAATGTATTTATGGCTATTGAATTGGTAAAAGGTAATCTTGAAAATATCTCGGGAACCGTAATTTACCCAAAAGAATTTGAAACTGTATAA
- a CDS encoding VOC family protein, with the protein MKNQNLLRMDNVGIVVESLDETISFFLELGLKLEGRSMIEGEWAGRVTGLGNQSVEVAMMVTPDGNSRLELSLFINPKVIEDHRNAPVNALGYLRVMFAVADLDDTLDRLYKHGAQLVEEVVDYQNVYKLCYIRGPEGILIGLAEEINKK; encoded by the coding sequence ATGAAAAATCAGAATTTACTTAGAATGGACAATGTCGGAATTGTGGTAGAATCCCTCGACGAAACGATTTCTTTTTTTCTTGAACTTGGTTTAAAGCTAGAAGGAAGATCAATGATTGAAGGCGAATGGGCAGGTCGTGTTACGGGACTTGGCAATCAATCTGTAGAAGTTGCTATGATGGTGACACCCGATGGAAACAGCCGGCTGGAACTTTCGCTATTTATTAATCCGAAAGTAATTGAAGATCATCGCAACGCTCCCGTAAATGCTTTAGGTTATTTGCGTGTTATGTTTGCCGTTGCAGACTTAGACGACACGCTCGACAGACTTTATAAACATGGCGCCCAACTTGTAGAAGAAGTTGTTGATTACCAAAACGTTTATAAGCTTTGTTACATTCGTGGACCTGAAGGAATTCTTATTGGGCTGGCTGAAGAAATTAACAAAAAATAA
- a CDS encoding cytochrome-c peroxidase, whose protein sequence is MAFYGLQDLQLIYPNYFPKPVYDFKKNPLKKSTVDLGRKLFYDPILSRDHTISCSSCHLSNQAFSHAGNHLSKGIEDGIGDRNSPAIFNLAWQKTFMWDGSVVNIDVQALAPINHPKEMGEDINVVVRKLNQSKEYKTLFYKSFGDSLATSERVMKALSQFQLTIVSANSKYDKVKQGKAKFTASENKGYQLFKGNCSSCHSEPLFSTYEFANNGLSYNSELKDYGKWNKTFESADKMMFKIPSLRNLAYTYPYMHDGRFKTLNEVLEHYEKGIVKSPTLAKQLEKPIVFNSQEKEDLLAFLATLNDSMLVSNVEFQKK, encoded by the coding sequence ATGGCATTTTACGGTCTTCAGGATTTGCAATTGATTTATCCGAATTATTTTCCGAAACCTGTTTATGATTTTAAGAAAAACCCTTTAAAAAAATCTACTGTCGACTTGGGAAGAAAGCTATTTTATGATCCTATTTTATCGAGAGATCATACAATTTCATGTTCTTCGTGTCATTTGTCGAATCAGGCTTTTTCACATGCCGGAAATCATTTAAGCAAAGGGATTGAAGACGGAATTGGAGACCGGAACTCTCCTGCGATTTTCAATTTGGCTTGGCAAAAAACATTTATGTGGGATGGTTCTGTTGTGAATATCGATGTTCAGGCTTTAGCGCCGATTAATCATCCAAAAGAAATGGGTGAAGATATTAATGTTGTTGTTCGCAAACTCAATCAGTCCAAAGAATACAAAACGCTTTTTTACAAAAGTTTTGGAGACAGTTTAGCAACTTCTGAACGTGTGATGAAAGCACTTTCACAATTCCAACTTACCATTGTTTCTGCGAATTCTAAATATGATAAAGTAAAACAAGGGAAAGCAAAATTTACTGCTTCCGAAAATAAAGGCTATCAATTGTTTAAGGGAAATTGCAGTTCATGCCATTCTGAACCTCTGTTTTCAACGTATGAATTTGCCAATAATGGACTATCCTATAATTCCGAACTAAAAGATTACGGAAAATGGAACAAAACTTTTGAATCGGCTGATAAGATGATGTTTAAAATCCCTAGTTTGAGAAATCTTGCTTACACTTATCCTTATATGCATGATGGCAGATTTAAAACATTAAATGAAGTTTTGGAACATTATGAAAAAGGAATCGTTAAAAGCCCAACTTTAGCGAAACAATTAGAAAAACCGATTGTTTTTAATTCTCAGGAAAAGGAGGATTTATTAGCTTTTTTAGCAACATTAAATGATTCTATGTTGGTTTCTAATGTGGAATTTCAGAAAAAATAA